A single Anopheles funestus chromosome 2RL, idAnoFuneDA-416_04, whole genome shotgun sequence DNA region contains:
- the LOC125762984 gene encoding mitogen-activated protein kinase kinase kinase 4 isoform X1, translating to MADADWKLRVGIDIDFSTDEDDDSDSAETICSNTDGATRQYHGEEFTDSTESQELEEALHASSIEEVLNQWADQYGSTPPRTRIKNKNRSSKQRMEGTVKMRTGGRLARPRTDRRNTVDCALLNQMIMEPANSEEKVRSDKRSTQLLRESERDIKMSATATALPMRSSANYGSQLPTAAVAVEERAESLPLTMPANLAGTGTLNGAASAAPPTLIESCNRFMSVTSRPVGCRISAPPVAYRDIIFTNQSGPFEGIGSRTAESVIPQNRINFHATFSDLIKLGSVDKERAARSGILSNEERLWQTHVNDLIWLELQAWHADRSIEQQDRLLCQARQEIGDLLDEIMCFRFQRKPSSVRRTGSEVSTTTDSGIETATTSGSGEENRFCFGCLSMYCKDCLEVQTAAMKQVEELLLRLESKECLFPSSRAMGNAFPVYQSEAFVNRVKAMCLWYNMTRQHRMTLLILGKLLARLQGPSKKESSIHWPIMDQHTEGSTSSSVQDESGSSADSGAHYTGNGGTSASTGSLAGSGTSSNCSKRVQFADNGSYTGDGSASESVNSDETDFSDLSLKRERSFPGDTEYGRYMNNLNYYNEHTLTELSAQTASSMGNALYRKYIENVLKCRGLGKSLTFLHRLHNVVLRKAQLTLEKPGRQQEDDFLFDEEDVPCIEPPLEREQEIELRRYGAWSEEAKQLNLPSYVSAFLFLSLIPLEVIHEFLKMRLETRPKQPNPLSLEQHIKELKEGLTLAMIHRERFQKHVNTVLSDREQELDKYMHQMELFDETVRNIFELYLELCEQWILDTVPEGHQKAVLDEEWRFTKLISPMIPRQHGPAAKRFCSIVERVLERTGSEMMRQLKELMEKSQLIDTTADKKWQFFALCRETQRMFTSSREKALKTMAFAKTLFRDLEHADFHRDHCEEDSENEMLNDDDDLELIGVVLRSGSMRRRCPANAKSNNSSPVCSEVVESLQMLKRNALLLRNKLAAVIEELQLLCSDETLEEFDETDRIGALTRVREILHQGYKFGFEYHKDVARLYETKLNNCRDAESELMLAKAIIQFAKLWMNFVMERCERGRGLRPRWANQGLEFLIAACDPQCTSHLTDTEFEDLKLKMDACISHVIGNIREPERIRKSPRSRKSSPSPSAAAVVAAGTAAAGAVTTGRASIPMINLPSKSFHNQLSLREDGVMLRANSPIEAADMFRKQTSCDGVNEVKIRVPSTPNAAAMLGGEMCVHGTRPLRQLRIRDAVNKLDSELDEWLRERNLIGNVKEISYYSRALNRARSVNFSWHRGIKIGQGRFGKVYTAVNNSTGELMAMKEIAIQPGETAAIRKVAEELKIFEGISHQHLVKYYGVEVHREELIIFMELCPEGTLESLVELNGGLPEAHARRYTHQLLSAVAELHRNGVVHRDIKTANIFLHKDGNYLKLGDFGSAVKIQAHTTMAGELKGYVGTQAYMAPEVFTRNNTEGHGRAADIWSIGCVVVEMSSGRRPWHQFDSNFQIMFKVGMGESPEIPDNLSEEGKDFVGICLQHDPKDRQKADELLQHIFCKFTFYDSEAIDKKLRGTFRRNLKSSSS from the exons ATGGCGGACGCAGACTGGAAACTGCGGGTCGGAATAGACATTGATTTCAGCACCGATGAAGATGACGATAGTGATAGTGCGGAAACTATCTGCAG CAATACTGACGGCGCCACGCGACAATATCACGGTGAGGAATTTACCGATTCTACCGAATCGCAGGAGCTGGAGGAAGCGCTACACGCGTCGTCTATCGAGGAAGTGCTGAATCAGTGGGCCGATCAGTATGGGAGTACACCTCCACGGACACGtataaagaacaaaaaccGAAGCAGCAAGCAAAGGAT GGAGGGAACGGTGAAAATGCGCACGGGAGGCCGATTGGCCAGACCGCGCACGGATCGACGAAACACAGTCGATTGTGCACTGTTGAATCAAATGATCATGGAACCGGCCAACAGTGAGGAGAAAGTTCGTAGCGATAAACGTTCCACACAGCTGCTACGCGAATCCGAACGTGACATTAAGATGTCGGCCACCGCGACCGCACTACCAATGCGCTCATCTGCCAACTATGGCTCTCAGctgccaacagcagcagtcgcTGTAGAAGAGCGTGCCGAAAGTCTACCCCTTACGATGCCAGCTAACCTCGCGGGTACGGGAACCTTAAATGGAGCAGCGTCCGCTGCACCTCCGACACTGATTGAATCGTGCAATCGATTCATGAGCGTAACATCTCGTCCGGTTGGGTGTCGCATTTCCGCCCCACCGGTAGCATATCGTGATATCATCTTTACCAATCAATCGGGCCCGTTTGAGGGTATTGGATCACGAACGGCCGAGAGTGTGATACCTCAAAACAGAATCAATTTTCATGCCACCTTTTCCGATCTGATAAAGCTGGGCAGTGTGGACAAGGAGCGGGCAGCCCGGTCGGGCATTTTGTCCAATGAAGAGAGACTCTGGCAGACGCACGTTAACGATCTGATATGGCTTGAGCTGCAAGCATGGCACGCGGATCGTTCGATCGAGCAGCAGGATCGCTTGCTGTGCCAGGCCCGCCAGGaaattggcgatctgttggatgaAATAATGTGCTTTCGATTTCAGCGCAAGCCGTCCAGCGTGAGGCGAACCGGAAGTGAAGTCAGTACCACAACGGACAGTGGTATCGAGACAGCCACAACGAGTGGCAGCGGCGAAGAGAATCGATTCTGCTTCGGATGTCTTTCGATGTATTGTAAGGACTGTCTCGAGGTGCAGACGGCTGCAATGAAGCAGGTTGAAGAGTTGCTGTTGCGTCTCGAATCGAAAGAGTGCCTGTTTCCATCGTCACGAGCGATGGGAAATGCTTTTCCCGTGTACCAGAGCGAAGCATTCGTAAATCGCGTTAAAGCGATGTGTTTGTGGTACAATATGACCCGCCAGCATCGTATGACGTTGCTGATTTTGGGCAAATTGCTGGCTCGATTGCAGGGACCTTCTAAAAAAGAATCGTCCATCCACTGGCCAATCATGGATCAGCACACAGAGGGTTCCACTTCTTCGTCCGTGCAGGATGAAAGTGGAAGCAGTGCAGACAGTGGGGCACATTACACTGGAAATGGTGGAACATCAGCGTCCACTGGATCGTTAGCTGGTTCCGGCACGAGCAGCAATTGCTCGAAGCGTGTACAGTTTGCGGACAATGGAAGCTATACCGGCGATGGCAGTGCATCAGAGAGCGTCAACAGTGATGAAACGGACTTTTCCGATTTGTCGCTAAAGCGTGAGCGATCATTTCCGGGCGACACAGAGTACGGACGGTATATGAATAATTTGAACTACTACAACGAACACACGCTTACCGAGCTGTCGGCTCAGACGGCATCTAGTATGGGAAATGCCTTATAtag gaAATACATCGAAAACGTATTGAAATGTCGTGGTTTGGGAAAATCACTAACGTTCCTGCACCGTTTACACAATGTGGTTTTGCGGAAGGCACAGTTGACACTGGAAAAACCGGGACGCCAGCAAGAGGATGATTTTCTGTTCGATGAGGAAGATGTACCGTGTATCGAACCTCCGCTTGAACGGGAGCAAGAGATCGAACTGCGACGGTACGGTGCCTGGAGCGAGGAAGCGAAACAACTGAACCTACCGTCGTACGTGTCCGCCTTTCTGTTCCTTTCGTTAATTCCACTGGAGGTAATACATGAGTTTCTGAAGATGCGTCTAGAAACGCGCCCAAAGCAGCCAAATCCACTCAGTCTAGAGCAACACATAAAGGAGTTGAAAGAGGGTCTAACGCTGGCTATGATCCATCGTGAACGGTTCCAGAAGCATGTCAATACAGTGCTATCGGACCGAGAACAGGAACTTGATAAGTACATGCATCAGATGGAGCTGTTTGATGAGACAGTGCGAAATATTTTTGAGCTATACCTGGAGCTGTGTGAGCAGTGGATATTGGATACCGTGCCGGAAGGCCACCAAAAAGCCGTGCTGGACGAAGAGTGGCGATTTACGAAGCTCATCAGCCCAATGATACCACGGCAGCATGGACCAGCAGCGAAACGATTTTGCAGCATCGTTGAACGAGTACTGGAGCGAACGGGTAGCGAGATGATGCGACAGCTAAAGGAACTGATGGAAAAGAGTCAGCTGATTGATACGACAGCAGATAAAAAGTGGCAGTTTTTTGCTCTGTGTCGTGAAACGCAGCGCATGTTTACATCGTCACGGGAAAAAGCACTCAAAACGATGGCATTTGCGAAAACACTGTTCCGTGACCTGGAGCACGCTGACTTCCATCGTGACCATTGCGAGGAGGATTCCGAGAACGAAATGttaaacgatgatgatgatctcgAGCTCATAGGTGTAGTGTTGCGCAGTGGTAGCATGCGGCGTAGATGTCCTGCCAATGCTAAGAGTAACAACAGCAGTCCTGTCTGCTCGGAAGTGGTGGAAAGTTTGCAAATGTTAAAACGAAACGCATTGCTTCTGCGCAATAAGCTAGCGGCCGTGATAGAAGAACTGCAGCTATTATGTTCCGATGAAACGTTGGAGGAATTCGACGAAACGGATCGCATCGGTGCGCTAACGCGTGTGCGTGAGATATTGCATCAGGGGTACAAGTTTGGGTTCGAGTACCACAAGGATGTGGCCCGATTGTACGAGACCAAGTTGAACAACTGCCGAGACGCCGAGTCCGAGCTGATGCTCGCCAAAGCGATCATTCAGTTTGCGAAGCTGTGGATGAATTTCGTAATGGAACGGTGCGAGCGGGGACGTGGTTTGCGACCCCGATGGGCCAACCAAGGGTTGGAGTTTCTGATTGCAGCTTGTGATCCCCAGTGTACGAGTCATTTAACCGATACCGAGTTTGAAGATTTGAAGCTGAAGATGGATGCTTGTATTTCACATGTGATTGGAAACATTCGTGAACCGGAACGTATTCGTAAGTCTCCCCGGTCACGGAAATCTTCGCCTTCTCCGTCGGCAGCAGCAGTTGTTGCTGCAGGCACCGCTGCAGCCGGTGCGGTAACAACGGGCCGTGCTTCGATACCGATGATCAATCTACCTAGCAAGAGTTTCCACAACCAGCTCAGCCTGCGCGAGGATGGTGTGATGCTGCGTGCCAACAGTCCAATTGAAGCGGCCGATATGTTCCGCAAGCAGACCTCTTGCGACGGTGTGAACGAGGTAAAAATACGCGTTCCATCTACTCCAAACGCAGCGGCAATGTTGGGAGGCGAAATGTGTGTGCACGGTACACGTCCGCTAAGGCAACTTCGAATACGTGACGCAGTGAATAAGCTGGACAGTGAGCTAGATGAGTGGCTACGGGAACGAAATCTTATCGGCAACGTAAAGGAAATAAGTTACTACAGTAGAGCGCTGAACCGAGCGCGCAGTGTAAATTTCAGCTGGCACCGTGGCATTAAGATCGGTCAGGGACGATTCGGGAAGGTGTACACGGCAGTAAACAATTCGACCGGTGAACTGATGGCGATGAAGGAGATTGCTATACAACCGGGCGAGACGGCCGCCATACGGAAGGTAGCGgaagagttgaaaattttcgaaGGCATCAGCCACCAGCACCTGGTGAAGTATTACGGAGTAGAAGTGCATAGG gagGAACTGATCATTTTCATGGAGCTATGTCCGGAAGGTACTTTAGAGAGTTTGGTTGAGTTGAACGGTGGTTTGCCAGAAGCGCATGCTCGTCGTTACACACACCAGCTCCTATCAGCTGTGGCCGAACTGCATCGGAACGGAGTGGTGCATCGGGACATCAAGACAGCGAACATATTTCTACATAAAGATGGTAATTATTTAAAGCTGGGAGATTTTGGATCTGCCGTGAAGATCCAGGCACACACCACTATGGCTGGTGAGCTAAAAGGTTACGTTGGAACGCAGG CATACATGGCACCGGAAGTATTCACCCGCAACAATACGGAGGGTCATGGAAGAGCAGCAGACATTTGGTCCATAGGTTGTGTCGTGGTGGAAATGTCTTCAGGACGA CGACCATGGCATCAGTTTGATTCCAACTTTCAAATCATGTTCAAAGTGGGCATGGGCGAATCACCCGAAATTCCAGACAATCTGTCCGAAGAGGGTAAAGATTTCGTCGGCATCTGTTTGCAGCATGATCCGAAAGACCGACAAAAGGCAGATGAATTGTTGCAACACATATTTTGTAAG TTTACATTCTACGATTCGGAAGCAATTGACAAGAAGCTACGTGGGACATTCCGGCGTAATTTAAAATCTAGCTCTTCCTAG
- the LOC125762984 gene encoding mitogen-activated protein kinase kinase kinase 4 isoform X2 yields MEGTVKMRTGGRLARPRTDRRNTVDCALLNQMIMEPANSEEKVRSDKRSTQLLRESERDIKMSATATALPMRSSANYGSQLPTAAVAVEERAESLPLTMPANLAGTGTLNGAASAAPPTLIESCNRFMSVTSRPVGCRISAPPVAYRDIIFTNQSGPFEGIGSRTAESVIPQNRINFHATFSDLIKLGSVDKERAARSGILSNEERLWQTHVNDLIWLELQAWHADRSIEQQDRLLCQARQEIGDLLDEIMCFRFQRKPSSVRRTGSEVSTTTDSGIETATTSGSGEENRFCFGCLSMYCKDCLEVQTAAMKQVEELLLRLESKECLFPSSRAMGNAFPVYQSEAFVNRVKAMCLWYNMTRQHRMTLLILGKLLARLQGPSKKESSIHWPIMDQHTEGSTSSSVQDESGSSADSGAHYTGNGGTSASTGSLAGSGTSSNCSKRVQFADNGSYTGDGSASESVNSDETDFSDLSLKRERSFPGDTEYGRYMNNLNYYNEHTLTELSAQTASSMGNALYRKYIENVLKCRGLGKSLTFLHRLHNVVLRKAQLTLEKPGRQQEDDFLFDEEDVPCIEPPLEREQEIELRRYGAWSEEAKQLNLPSYVSAFLFLSLIPLEVIHEFLKMRLETRPKQPNPLSLEQHIKELKEGLTLAMIHRERFQKHVNTVLSDREQELDKYMHQMELFDETVRNIFELYLELCEQWILDTVPEGHQKAVLDEEWRFTKLISPMIPRQHGPAAKRFCSIVERVLERTGSEMMRQLKELMEKSQLIDTTADKKWQFFALCRETQRMFTSSREKALKTMAFAKTLFRDLEHADFHRDHCEEDSENEMLNDDDDLELIGVVLRSGSMRRRCPANAKSNNSSPVCSEVVESLQMLKRNALLLRNKLAAVIEELQLLCSDETLEEFDETDRIGALTRVREILHQGYKFGFEYHKDVARLYETKLNNCRDAESELMLAKAIIQFAKLWMNFVMERCERGRGLRPRWANQGLEFLIAACDPQCTSHLTDTEFEDLKLKMDACISHVIGNIREPERIRKSPRSRKSSPSPSAAAVVAAGTAAAGAVTTGRASIPMINLPSKSFHNQLSLREDGVMLRANSPIEAADMFRKQTSCDGVNEVKIRVPSTPNAAAMLGGEMCVHGTRPLRQLRIRDAVNKLDSELDEWLRERNLIGNVKEISYYSRALNRARSVNFSWHRGIKIGQGRFGKVYTAVNNSTGELMAMKEIAIQPGETAAIRKVAEELKIFEGISHQHLVKYYGVEVHREELIIFMELCPEGTLESLVELNGGLPEAHARRYTHQLLSAVAELHRNGVVHRDIKTANIFLHKDGNYLKLGDFGSAVKIQAHTTMAGELKGYVGTQAYMAPEVFTRNNTEGHGRAADIWSIGCVVVEMSSGRRPWHQFDSNFQIMFKVGMGESPEIPDNLSEEGKDFVGICLQHDPKDRQKADELLQHIFCKFTFYDSEAIDKKLRGTFRRNLKSSSS; encoded by the exons AT GGAGGGAACGGTGAAAATGCGCACGGGAGGCCGATTGGCCAGACCGCGCACGGATCGACGAAACACAGTCGATTGTGCACTGTTGAATCAAATGATCATGGAACCGGCCAACAGTGAGGAGAAAGTTCGTAGCGATAAACGTTCCACACAGCTGCTACGCGAATCCGAACGTGACATTAAGATGTCGGCCACCGCGACCGCACTACCAATGCGCTCATCTGCCAACTATGGCTCTCAGctgccaacagcagcagtcgcTGTAGAAGAGCGTGCCGAAAGTCTACCCCTTACGATGCCAGCTAACCTCGCGGGTACGGGAACCTTAAATGGAGCAGCGTCCGCTGCACCTCCGACACTGATTGAATCGTGCAATCGATTCATGAGCGTAACATCTCGTCCGGTTGGGTGTCGCATTTCCGCCCCACCGGTAGCATATCGTGATATCATCTTTACCAATCAATCGGGCCCGTTTGAGGGTATTGGATCACGAACGGCCGAGAGTGTGATACCTCAAAACAGAATCAATTTTCATGCCACCTTTTCCGATCTGATAAAGCTGGGCAGTGTGGACAAGGAGCGGGCAGCCCGGTCGGGCATTTTGTCCAATGAAGAGAGACTCTGGCAGACGCACGTTAACGATCTGATATGGCTTGAGCTGCAAGCATGGCACGCGGATCGTTCGATCGAGCAGCAGGATCGCTTGCTGTGCCAGGCCCGCCAGGaaattggcgatctgttggatgaAATAATGTGCTTTCGATTTCAGCGCAAGCCGTCCAGCGTGAGGCGAACCGGAAGTGAAGTCAGTACCACAACGGACAGTGGTATCGAGACAGCCACAACGAGTGGCAGCGGCGAAGAGAATCGATTCTGCTTCGGATGTCTTTCGATGTATTGTAAGGACTGTCTCGAGGTGCAGACGGCTGCAATGAAGCAGGTTGAAGAGTTGCTGTTGCGTCTCGAATCGAAAGAGTGCCTGTTTCCATCGTCACGAGCGATGGGAAATGCTTTTCCCGTGTACCAGAGCGAAGCATTCGTAAATCGCGTTAAAGCGATGTGTTTGTGGTACAATATGACCCGCCAGCATCGTATGACGTTGCTGATTTTGGGCAAATTGCTGGCTCGATTGCAGGGACCTTCTAAAAAAGAATCGTCCATCCACTGGCCAATCATGGATCAGCACACAGAGGGTTCCACTTCTTCGTCCGTGCAGGATGAAAGTGGAAGCAGTGCAGACAGTGGGGCACATTACACTGGAAATGGTGGAACATCAGCGTCCACTGGATCGTTAGCTGGTTCCGGCACGAGCAGCAATTGCTCGAAGCGTGTACAGTTTGCGGACAATGGAAGCTATACCGGCGATGGCAGTGCATCAGAGAGCGTCAACAGTGATGAAACGGACTTTTCCGATTTGTCGCTAAAGCGTGAGCGATCATTTCCGGGCGACACAGAGTACGGACGGTATATGAATAATTTGAACTACTACAACGAACACACGCTTACCGAGCTGTCGGCTCAGACGGCATCTAGTATGGGAAATGCCTTATAtag gaAATACATCGAAAACGTATTGAAATGTCGTGGTTTGGGAAAATCACTAACGTTCCTGCACCGTTTACACAATGTGGTTTTGCGGAAGGCACAGTTGACACTGGAAAAACCGGGACGCCAGCAAGAGGATGATTTTCTGTTCGATGAGGAAGATGTACCGTGTATCGAACCTCCGCTTGAACGGGAGCAAGAGATCGAACTGCGACGGTACGGTGCCTGGAGCGAGGAAGCGAAACAACTGAACCTACCGTCGTACGTGTCCGCCTTTCTGTTCCTTTCGTTAATTCCACTGGAGGTAATACATGAGTTTCTGAAGATGCGTCTAGAAACGCGCCCAAAGCAGCCAAATCCACTCAGTCTAGAGCAACACATAAAGGAGTTGAAAGAGGGTCTAACGCTGGCTATGATCCATCGTGAACGGTTCCAGAAGCATGTCAATACAGTGCTATCGGACCGAGAACAGGAACTTGATAAGTACATGCATCAGATGGAGCTGTTTGATGAGACAGTGCGAAATATTTTTGAGCTATACCTGGAGCTGTGTGAGCAGTGGATATTGGATACCGTGCCGGAAGGCCACCAAAAAGCCGTGCTGGACGAAGAGTGGCGATTTACGAAGCTCATCAGCCCAATGATACCACGGCAGCATGGACCAGCAGCGAAACGATTTTGCAGCATCGTTGAACGAGTACTGGAGCGAACGGGTAGCGAGATGATGCGACAGCTAAAGGAACTGATGGAAAAGAGTCAGCTGATTGATACGACAGCAGATAAAAAGTGGCAGTTTTTTGCTCTGTGTCGTGAAACGCAGCGCATGTTTACATCGTCACGGGAAAAAGCACTCAAAACGATGGCATTTGCGAAAACACTGTTCCGTGACCTGGAGCACGCTGACTTCCATCGTGACCATTGCGAGGAGGATTCCGAGAACGAAATGttaaacgatgatgatgatctcgAGCTCATAGGTGTAGTGTTGCGCAGTGGTAGCATGCGGCGTAGATGTCCTGCCAATGCTAAGAGTAACAACAGCAGTCCTGTCTGCTCGGAAGTGGTGGAAAGTTTGCAAATGTTAAAACGAAACGCATTGCTTCTGCGCAATAAGCTAGCGGCCGTGATAGAAGAACTGCAGCTATTATGTTCCGATGAAACGTTGGAGGAATTCGACGAAACGGATCGCATCGGTGCGCTAACGCGTGTGCGTGAGATATTGCATCAGGGGTACAAGTTTGGGTTCGAGTACCACAAGGATGTGGCCCGATTGTACGAGACCAAGTTGAACAACTGCCGAGACGCCGAGTCCGAGCTGATGCTCGCCAAAGCGATCATTCAGTTTGCGAAGCTGTGGATGAATTTCGTAATGGAACGGTGCGAGCGGGGACGTGGTTTGCGACCCCGATGGGCCAACCAAGGGTTGGAGTTTCTGATTGCAGCTTGTGATCCCCAGTGTACGAGTCATTTAACCGATACCGAGTTTGAAGATTTGAAGCTGAAGATGGATGCTTGTATTTCACATGTGATTGGAAACATTCGTGAACCGGAACGTATTCGTAAGTCTCCCCGGTCACGGAAATCTTCGCCTTCTCCGTCGGCAGCAGCAGTTGTTGCTGCAGGCACCGCTGCAGCCGGTGCGGTAACAACGGGCCGTGCTTCGATACCGATGATCAATCTACCTAGCAAGAGTTTCCACAACCAGCTCAGCCTGCGCGAGGATGGTGTGATGCTGCGTGCCAACAGTCCAATTGAAGCGGCCGATATGTTCCGCAAGCAGACCTCTTGCGACGGTGTGAACGAGGTAAAAATACGCGTTCCATCTACTCCAAACGCAGCGGCAATGTTGGGAGGCGAAATGTGTGTGCACGGTACACGTCCGCTAAGGCAACTTCGAATACGTGACGCAGTGAATAAGCTGGACAGTGAGCTAGATGAGTGGCTACGGGAACGAAATCTTATCGGCAACGTAAAGGAAATAAGTTACTACAGTAGAGCGCTGAACCGAGCGCGCAGTGTAAATTTCAGCTGGCACCGTGGCATTAAGATCGGTCAGGGACGATTCGGGAAGGTGTACACGGCAGTAAACAATTCGACCGGTGAACTGATGGCGATGAAGGAGATTGCTATACAACCGGGCGAGACGGCCGCCATACGGAAGGTAGCGgaagagttgaaaattttcgaaGGCATCAGCCACCAGCACCTGGTGAAGTATTACGGAGTAGAAGTGCATAGG gagGAACTGATCATTTTCATGGAGCTATGTCCGGAAGGTACTTTAGAGAGTTTGGTTGAGTTGAACGGTGGTTTGCCAGAAGCGCATGCTCGTCGTTACACACACCAGCTCCTATCAGCTGTGGCCGAACTGCATCGGAACGGAGTGGTGCATCGGGACATCAAGACAGCGAACATATTTCTACATAAAGATGGTAATTATTTAAAGCTGGGAGATTTTGGATCTGCCGTGAAGATCCAGGCACACACCACTATGGCTGGTGAGCTAAAAGGTTACGTTGGAACGCAGG CATACATGGCACCGGAAGTATTCACCCGCAACAATACGGAGGGTCATGGAAGAGCAGCAGACATTTGGTCCATAGGTTGTGTCGTGGTGGAAATGTCTTCAGGACGA CGACCATGGCATCAGTTTGATTCCAACTTTCAAATCATGTTCAAAGTGGGCATGGGCGAATCACCCGAAATTCCAGACAATCTGTCCGAAGAGGGTAAAGATTTCGTCGGCATCTGTTTGCAGCATGATCCGAAAGACCGACAAAAGGCAGATGAATTGTTGCAACACATATTTTGTAAG TTTACATTCTACGATTCGGAAGCAATTGACAAGAAGCTACGTGGGACATTCCGGCGTAATTTAAAATCTAGCTCTTCCTAG